The genomic interval TTCACCGGTATCGCTATCTTATCCTCTCCGACTACAAATAGATAATCCTCTATCGTCTCGAAACTCGTTCCATCCTCAAGTGACTTCAATATTACTACATTTGGCTCCGGACTTCTTACCACCTTTATCTCCTCTATCTCCCCTATCTGCGCTGAATGCCTCCCCCCGATTACCATCGCTTTACTGCCAACCTTATAAGCGAAATGCTGCGATATCGCGTTCGAGCCCAGAGTGAGCATGATAGAATCATGTGTTCTTACCTCTCCATCCTCATCTCCCAGCAGGAGGTTTCGCCCGTCATGCAGGTTCAATTGTATCACCCCTCCCCGTAACATCCGCTTGTTCTCCACGCGGCAGAGTTTATTCCTGGCTTCTTCTGGGCTTAT from Methanophagales archaeon carries:
- a CDS encoding 30S ribosomal protein S4e, with the translated sequence MSKHQKRIAAPRSWQISRKIAWWTVKSRPGPHPGDRSIPLLLIVRDMLKLADNSKEAKRILNEGKILVDGRIRKDHKFPVGIFDILSIPEIEANYMVLMDKRGKLSLHPISPEEARNKLCRVENKRMLRGGVIQLNLHDGRNLLLGDEDGEVRTHDSIMLTLGSNAISQHFAYKVGSKAMVIGGRHSAQIGEIEEIKVVRSPEPNVVILKSLEDGTSFETIEDYLFVVGEDKIAIPVK